DNA from Planctomycetia bacterium:
GCTTACTCACTCTTCCTGGCGCTCTCGTCAGCTACAAGCCGGAATTAACACGACAGCTCGAAGATGCTCGTTCACGCATCATCAACACGGTGCTGTTCTTCCCGCTGCTCCTGGTTGTATTTTTCAATGTGATGAAGAGGCTCTGCGGGGCCAGGCTCTATCAGATGGGATTGCACCTGAATCGCTGGAAAGAGAACTTTACACTCGGCACGTTAGTCTGGCTGGTCATCACTCCCATCTGCAATGTCCTGTTATTGATTCTCCTGCTTCACTTCTGGGAAACCCTGTGGGGCAGAAATACGGAACATCCCATGGGTATGCTGCTCATGCAGGATTCACGGTACAGCACCTGGATTCTCGTTGGCATACTGACGTGTGTGATTGCTCCCCTGAAAGAGGAACTGCTGCTGCGTGGCGTGGTGCAGCCGTATCTGGTACGGAATCCCGTGGCATCGGATGTTCTTGTCATACTTTCCATCATCTGGGCGTTTTCCAACTTGATGACGCCGGGTACAGGGCCAGATCGAGGCATGGGCCTGGGGCCGCTGCTCTTTGTGTTCTTTGCAGCACCGGGATATTACCTGTTTGAAATCTGGGTGAAGCCTTGGATCAGTGAACCTGGTGCTGCACGGGGCATCTTCGCTACATCACTGTTTTTTGCAGCATTGCACGCTGGTGCCTGGCCACAACCTGTTCCACTCTTCCTCTTCAGCCTGGCTGTTGGCATTTTAGCCTATCGGACCCGTTCCCTGATTGGTCCCATAACTGTGCATATTCTCTTTAACCTTACAACAATGATATCGATGCTGTTGCATGAATATCCGAATTGGAAATAAGCGAGGCGTAAGTTTGTAGTCATCTCGCTCCGTCGAGATGACGCGGTGATGAGCACACGGCCAGGTGCCCGGAACATTTGAGATTGACAAGTGGTGGCAGGGTCGTGAATGTACTCATTCTCGACCCTGTTGCTGAGGAATAACTTTCCGCGAGACTTCAGGGTCGAGCGGAGTACCGCACGATCCTGCCACGGCTGGTCGCTTGGGACAAATTGTTCCGGGCACCTGGCTGGGGGTGAAACTCCACCGGGCTACTCGACCGAGCAGACTATGCCACCCGAGCATGACACTGCTATAGCTCTTCAAATCCGTCGGTTGTGATATTTTTCGATTAGATTACTGATAATTATGCTTGTAGAATTGAACAAATCATCAGGCTCTTTCGGGGAGAAACCGCATGCGTACCATCCTGGCCGGGGTGCTCGCCCTGTGCTGGTGCGGACTTATTTCTGCACAGACTGGTCAATCTAACAATGCGAAAGCGCGAGCCGATCGGTTGGCGGCCATCAAGGCGGAAGTTGCCCGGGTTTCTGCCGAAGGCCGCAAGAAGATCGAACAGATTCAGGATGCCAGCGAGAAGCGGGCGGCTGAGCAAAAGCTGTCTCGGATGATTGTTAGTGAACTGCAACCCAGGCTGGCTGGGCTGGCGCTGGCACTGGCCAGGGAAAATCCCAAGGATGATGTCGGGCTGGAAGCGTTGGTCTATGCTGTCTCGAAGAATGGCGGGAATAAAGCTGTTCAAGACGAAGCACGCCGGTTGATTATCCAGTTACATCTGAAAAATCCCAAGATCGAGGAAGCGCTGCCCAATGTAGCACGCCGTGATCGTGATTATGATGAAGCCCTTCTGAAGAGTGTGCTGGCCCAGAACCCTTCCAGGAGCGTGAAAGGAACAGTTTCGTTCCTTCTGGCCAAAAGCCTCAAGGCCCAATCCGAAAGCGTCAAGATAAGAGATGCCGACATCGAGACGAAGATGAAGCAGGCGATTGCAGCGTTTGAGAAGGTGGCTGCGGAATATAGCGAAGTGACACTCAAAGGGATGGGAATGAGTGGGAACGCGGCTGTGCTGGCGAACCGGGAAATCGATTTGATTAAGAATTCGGCCATCGGCAAGGTGGTACAGGAAATAAGCGGGGAAGACCTGGATGGTGTGCCATTCAAAATCAGTGATTACCGGGGCAAGGTGATCCTGCTTGATTTCTGGGGGCATTGGTGAGGGCCTTGCCGGGCCATGTTCCCTCACGAGCGGTCGCTTGTGAAACGCCTGAGAAACTACCCTTTCGCCCTGATTGGCGTTAACAGTGATAGGGATCGAGAAGAGATCAAGATCAAGAACTTACAGGAACAAATCACCTGGCGCTCGTTTTGGAATGGAGCGCAAGGAACTCGTGGCCCCATTTCTACATCGTGGGAGGTGCGTGCATGGCCCACATTGTATTTGATCGATCACAAAGGCGTGCTTCGCCGGAAGTTTGAGGGCAATCCCGGGGATGCTGAACTGGATCGATTGATTGATGAACTGGTGGTGAAAGCGATGAGGAACCGGTAAACGAATCGATCCTCCCCGTTGCACCGAATCTGGTTGATGAATTTGATAGCCATCCGTGGAGTGCCAGGGTGCCATGCCCACCCCAAGGTGGGCATGGAGTAAATGAGAATACTTCACTTCCGATTTCCTGCGTGCATTACTGCTCGTTCGGAATTACGATATGGACATGTCACACCGCAAACGCTGTAAGCGATACAACGAACCGGGGCATGCTCATGCCTTGACTTTTTCATGATTTCAGCGAAGACCCTTCTTGAGCAAGGATCGTTCTTGTCAATGGATGCTCGATGCTCTGAATCGAGCCCGACAACTGCACGCGTATCACCTGTGGGCTTACGTCATCATGCCTGAACATGCCCATGTTCTCGTTTGCCCAACATTGGCAACCTACAACGTCAGCGAATTCCTGAACTCGGTGAAACAGTCTGTTTCCAAAAAGGCATTACTCTGGGTGCGTGAATATGCGTCAGCATTCCTGAAACAGATGGCTGACCGGCAGCCGAATGGAGATATCCACTTTCGATTCTGGCAACGGGGCGGAGGATATGATCGCAACCTGTACGAACCAGCTGTCATCCATCAACAGATCGATTACTTTCACGGCAATCCGGTGAAACGAGGGCTGTGTCAGAAGCCGGAAGATTGGCTTTGGTCGAGTGCTCGAGAACATGCCAACCGAGGCAGTGGCCCACTTTCCCTCGATTTGGAATCGCTGCCACGATTATTGGTGACGGTTTAGCAAAAGCGAGGTACGTAGAGTCAAACCGCACTTACCATGCCCACCTTGGGGGTGGGCATGGCACCCTGGCACTCTGGCGCTCGACCCATCCTACGTGGGTTCCATCACTTCCACCCAAACACTCTGCGAATCATGCTGCACACTCAGTCTCGTCCCCGGCGTAAGATGCTCTTTCCGAATCATCGCAAAAGCCAACCAGTGTTTCCACTGAGGCGAATACGCAACCGTCTTGATGGTGCCAACAGCCTTGTTGTCATGCAGTAGTGATAAGCCTTCCATGCTCATTGCATCCGAAGATTCGATCTTGATACGACGCAGTTGTTTGTTGACCTGGCCATAGGCTCGAATGCGTGCCACCGTTTCCTGTCCGATGTAACACCCTTTGGTGAAACTGATCGCACTTTCATTCCGGTTTACTTCCTGTGGCAGATTGCTGGCATCAAAATCCAGGCCATGTGCTGGTGTGTTAGTCTCAAGCCGTAATGTTGTCCACAAGGGATCGCGTATCGTCAACAGTGGAATACCTGCAGTTTTCTTTTCAACGAGTGGCAACAGTGAACGGTCACCCCAGATAAAGCAGGACGATGCTCCAGGAAAATCGCATCGCTGCATCGAAACACCGGTGATGTCCCAGGCATTATCTTTCACTTGCCATGGCACCATCGACTTCGCATCAGGATAATTGGTTATCAACCGGAGAAAATCCTGAGCGGTCTTGTCCTGCAGTTGTACCTCTTCGCCGATGATGTACTTCTCAAGATGCTGGATAACCGCTGCTGCCAGTCCAGGTTCCATATTGACGTAGAGATCATGTTCCCGAATCGCCACCCTCAGCCAGGCGACAATTCGAGCCTGTGCAGTGGTAAGAAAGGTTTCGCAACCGGAGCCCGTTCCAGGCTTAATGACATCGTTGGTGGTAAAGTTCTGCAAAAACGAGGAACGGTCTTTGCCAGTTAAAGCCACCTTGCCGAATGCAGCGAGGTCAAACGCAATCGGAGCCGTTCTGTATTGTTGGTAGAAGGGAATTTCCATGCAGGTATTCTAACAAAACAACCTCCGAGATCATCGGAGGTTGTTCAGTATCAAATAACACTCGGCAATTAGAACACGAATTCGATGGATGCCGAGGGGCCATGGTAAACCGCAGTGTCGGCCGTGTTACGCATGGTTGGCCCTAACTCCAGGTTATAGTTGAATTGCCGCTGAGCCGAGGCAATACCAACAAAGATCTTTAAATCGTAACCAGCACGAATTCGCATGTTGCCTGCGTTCAGGTCAAAATACAAACCGGTTTCATAGGCCTGGGCAAACCGCCAGGAGGTTTCACCGACATTGTAGCCCTGGAAACCATCATCACGAATCAGAGACTGTTTCGTTCTTGCGGCATTGGCCAGCAAGGCAATCTTCTGATCCCAACTGAAGCTCCAGGTTTGGGTGAATCGCTGCGTCAGGCTCCAGCCTACCTGGCCACCAAACATATTATTTTCACCCTGCCAGCGAAGGGTTGCTCGCGTGGTGGGATCACTGATTCCAAACTGCAGATCATCATCCACGGTGTAGTGTTTGAACTGATCCTGGAGGTAGATGTAGCGAAGACCGATGAGGTAATTCACATCAAGAGTCTTCCAGCAATCGCCGAAGAATCGAACGTTCATTTCACCGCTGTAGATGCTGTTGGTGTAAGTCAGTTGCATCAGATCAGCATTGGTCCACAGACCGAAAAGATCCTGGAAACCAACCGGTGCGTTGGTATAAGGTGAATTCAGTCGTCCCAGACTGACCGTGGTGTTCTGAACATTCTGGTTATCAATGTACCAGCCGCCAATTTCGTAGATGATCCCATCGTGATCATCCTGCAGACCGATGTAGGCTTGAACGCCACTGTTGAGCTGGCCGGAAACATCATTCCAGCTTCGAATGAATGGCGTTAAGCCGAAGGTCGGGTCGCCATCGCCATCAATATTGTTGAAGGCTGGCTCGATGGAAACCACCGGGAATTCCGGATTGCTGTTTCGCTTCAATCCGACATAGCCAATCTTGCTGTAGAAACGACGGCGTTCGCCATCTTCGCAGAAGAAAATTTTGTCCCAGCAACTGCTGCGATTATCGCAGGAAATGCCAGGGTAATAGGTTGCACCCATAGGCAAACCAACGCCGGGCATGCCATTGGGGCCCATCTGTCCATGATTCATCGTTGGCCCAGCAGGCATTCCGGGGTCGCCCATCCCAGGCATCCCCATCCCGCCCATCATGGGTCCGGGAGCCATTGGCATCATCGGGCCACCAGCACCAGGAGGTGCCATCGTTGGCATGGGGGGACCACTAGGACCATAGCCTGTGCCAAACATTGGCGTCTGGCCACCAGGCATGCCACTGGGTGGTGCCATGTTCATGGGCATGGGTTCACCAGGATAGCCTTGAGCCTGTACCCCAGGGCACAGTCCCGCGACCCCTAACCCTACCAGCAGTCCAGTTGCCCAGCGATTCGCCATGATCTGTTCCCCTGACGGCCCCACGGCGGAGGCACGTGTCCCCCACTGCCTGGTTGTCTGCAGCGACTCAACTGGCGCAAGCAGACTATAGCAGATGCGTGAATCATCGGCCTGCTTAGCTGCTATTCTTGAAACAATCCCTAACCTCACTACATTCCGCCGAACTGTTAAGGTTCACTTAATCATCTTTCCTGATCCACCTGAGTTCGCTAGGATGTGTAATCTTGACTGGTTAGACCCACGGAAACGGGATTCGAAAATGAGCGACGCTGCGATGCCGGTAAATGCACAAGCTGGGGAAGCTATTACCTTGCCAAGTCTGAATCCGCTAGAAAGGCGAATTCTGGGAGTACTCATCGAAAAGGCAAAAACCACTCCCGACAATTACCCCATGACCTTAAATGCTCTTGTCACCGGCTGTAATCAGAAAAGTAACCGCGAACCGGTTATGGATGTTTCTGATGCTGAAATTGAAGAAGCTATTCCAAGACTCAAGCAATTAGGTCTCATGCAACAGATTCTGGGCAGTGGCCGCACTGATAAGTTCCGCCACTGTCTGTATGATGCCTGGCGAATCGATAAACAACAAATAGCCATCATCGGCGAGCTCCTTCTTCGAGGTGCTCAATCGGAAGGCGATCTGCGTGGCCGTGCTTCTCGAATGGAGCCTTTTGCAGATCTCGATGCCATCAGACCAGTTGTCAAGGCACTCTCAGAACGTGGATTAGTTGTCTACCTGACTCCGGAAGGTCGACGTGGAACCATGGTCACACATGGATTTCATACTCCAGATGAATTACAGTTGATTAAGGCAAGGGCAGAACGATTTGCTTTTGATGAGCCACCGCCAGTTGCAGGAACTTCTGCTGTCTCGAAATCTTCAGCATTGGAATCCCGTGTAACTCAGCTTGAACAGACAGTACAAGAACTGAAAGAACAAATAACCAGTCTGCAAGCACTGTTCAACAAATCGAGTAATCTGTAATTCAATAAAAATTTGATGATACAGTATCTTTATCTTTTGGTATTCTTGGTCAGCAACCTCGATGACGGGTAGAATACATCATGCAAAGTATCGTGACTTTGCAACAGGTTTTGATGTAACTGTTTGAACGAATGGGAACGACGCATGGCAACGCGAGATAACTCGCCTGACGATAACGGAACAGATCGCAAACGCCCACCATTGATTCTCAACGGTCCCTGGTGGATACTGATTGTCGTTACCCTGGCATTGTTTGTCTTTCTGCTGATGCGCGAACAGTACCTGGGCAACACACGCATTCCTTATAGTGAGTTCAAATTGCAACTCTCCCGAGGCAATGTCAAGTTCGTCAGGATCGGGGCAACTGTTATCCGTGGTGAACTGCGCGACTGGAAAGTATTGCCGGAAGATAATCGTAAAGGCAGAAGAGATTCAGACAACAGCTTTACTACCCTGCGAACGGAAGACAAGGAACTGAGTGCTCAGTTGGATAAAGCACGTTTGAATGGGTTGGACTATTACGATTACGAAGCTGATTCTTCGGGTACCATCACTACGCTGCTCGTGTATCTGGCGCCCATACTCATCCTGATCGCCCTGTTCATGTTCATTCTGCCCCGTATGCGTGATCCGATGGGCGGAGGCTTCATTTCCAGCTACATCAAAAGCCCTGCTCGCAAGTATGAAAAGGGTAAAACCCGCGTAACGTTCGATGATGTCGCAGGGATGGAAAATGCAAAAGCTGAACTCCAGGAAGTAGTCGATTTCCTCAAGAGTCCGGAGAAGTTCCACAAACTCGGTGGTCAGATACCCAAAGGTGTATTGCTGATTGGTCCGCCAGGAACCGGCAAAACATTGATTGCCCGTGCGGTAGCTGGTGAAGCTGGTGTGCCTTTCTACAGCATCAGCGGTTCTGAGTTTATTCAGATGTTTGTAGGCGTAGGCGCCAGCCGGGTGCGTGATCTCTTCAAGACGGCACGTGAGAACTCTCCCTGCATCCTCTTTGTTGATGAAATTGATGCAGTAGGGCGGGTTCGTGGTGCTGGTCTGGGTGGCGGACACGATGAACGCGAGCAGACTCTCAATCAGATACTCACCGAAATGGATGGATTCTCTCCCACCGAATCGGTCATCGTGCTGGCTGCTACGAATCGACCCGATGTATTAGACCCTGCCTTGTTGCGTCCCGGCCGTTTCGACCGCCACGTCACTATAGACCGGCCAACCTGGCAGGGCCGGTTGGCCATTCTCAAAGTGCATACCCGCGATAAGCCTCTCGCTGCCGATGTCAATCTGGAAGCCATTGCTCGTGCGAGCATCGGTATGACTGGTGCCGATCTCCGTAACCTGGCGAACGAAGCTGCGCTCAATGCCACTCGCGCCAAGAGAAACAAGATCACCACCCGTGACTTTACCGATGCAGCAGATCGTGTTGCATTAGGCGCCAAGCGGGAAGAAGTGCTCAAGGAAAGCGATAAGTATCGCACTGCCATTCACGAAGCTGGGCATGCTCTGTGCGGTTGGCTGGAACCCAAGTCCGACCCGCTCCACAAAGTCACGATCATTCCGCGTGGCAGGGCACTGGGAGTAACACAATTCCGTCCAGAAGACGACAAACTGGAACATACCGAACCACAATTGAAGGCTCAGCTGGTGATGGCCATGGGTGGCCGGGCAGCCGATAAGCTCATTTTCCATGAAGCATCTTCCGGTGCTGCTATGGATTTGAAGCAGGCATCCCGTATTGCACGCCTCATGGTGACACAATTCGGCATGAGCGATAAGCTTGGCCCAGTACATTATCGTATCGGCGAAGAACATGTCTTCCTGGGTAAGGAAATTCAGGAGGCTCGTGACTTCAGCGAAGGCACCATGCAGCTGATTGATGAAGAAGTGCGACGTATTGTCCGCGAGGCTGAAGCCAAAGCAATTGAACATCTCACAACTCACCGCAAGAAACTCGATCTGCTGGCTGAAGCATTGTTGAAGCGTGAGGAACTCAGCAAGGAAGAAGTGGACTTACTGTTGAATGCAGAATCCCTGGATGTGCTGCCTCCAATTATCGTGGAGGATACCAAGCCAGCGACAACTGCTCCGCCTAAAGTGGAAGAAAAAACTGCACCCGCTGATGTGCCTGGAACCCTTCGTCCCTACCCGGCAGTCTAAGTGCCCACCCATTAGTCATGCGGGGTGGGTGCCACGGTTTGCGTGTACTCGCGCTAACCGTGCCAATTCCCCGCATAGTTATTTTTGTGGGATGACTCGTACATGTACTATCTCGGCATTGAAATCGGAGGTACCAAGCTCCAGGCTGCCTTGGGTGATGGCCTGGAGCAGGTTCACTCATGTGAACGAATAGCCGCAAAGCCCGAAGCAGGCGCAGAAGGCATCAGAAAACAATTGCTACAGTTAGTTACTGAATTACTGCAGAAATCCAAGGTTCAACTCAAACAGATCAAAGCATGTGGCATTGGCTTTGGCGGGCCTGTTGATGATCGCACGCAGAACACGATTACCTCTCACCAGGTGAACGGTTGGGATAACTTTGCCCTGGCACAATGGGCCAAAGAAAATTGGAGCATTCCAACTGTCATTGGCAACGATGCCGACGTTGCAGGCCTGGCTGAGGCTACCTGTGGCATAGGCAAAGGCTCTAATCCTGTTTTCTACATGAACATCGGTTCGGGAATTGGCGGAGCACTGATTCTCGATGGAAAGATTCACCGGGGCACGGGCCTGGGTGCAGGTGAAATTGGCCATGTCTGGATTGATTACGATGTTGATGAAACTCTCTGGCATCCACGCC
Protein-coding regions in this window:
- a CDS encoding CPBP family intramembrane metalloprotease, which encodes MPDSISSQVSKYIDQLQLLGSAIALITAMCGIVLFVMWYKTGIPKVLVGKQRAVRVPWDWLEVFLAALLLLFIMDALIITLPWGKHKLQTEDYAGYQISVAASAMQVAADQGLSGGLLTLPGALVSYKPELTRQLEDARSRIINTVLFFPLLLVVFFNVMKRLCGARLYQMGLHLNRWKENFTLGTLVWLVITPICNVLLLILLLHFWETLWGRNTEHPMGMLLMQDSRYSTWILVGILTCVIAPLKEELLLRGVVQPYLVRNPVASDVLVILSIIWAFSNLMTPGTGPDRGMGLGPLLFVFFAAPGYYLFEIWVKPWISEPGAARGIFATSLFFAALHAGAWPQPVPLFLFSLAVGILAYRTRSLIGPITVHILFNLTTMISMLLHEYPNWK
- a CDS encoding BBP7 family outer membrane beta-barrel protein translates to MANRWATGLLVGLGVAGLCPGVQAQGYPGEPMPMNMAPPSGMPGGQTPMFGTGYGPSGPPMPTMAPPGAGGPMMPMAPGPMMGGMGMPGMGDPGMPAGPTMNHGQMGPNGMPGVGLPMGATYYPGISCDNRSSCWDKIFFCEDGERRRFYSKIGYVGLKRNSNPEFPVVSIEPAFNNIDGDGDPTFGLTPFIRSWNDVSGQLNSGVQAYIGLQDDHDGIIYEIGGWYIDNQNVQNTTVSLGRLNSPYTNAPVGFQDLFGLWTNADLMQLTYTNSIYSGEMNVRFFGDCWKTLDVNYLIGLRYIYLQDQFKHYTVDDDLQFGISDPTTRATLRWQGENNMFGGQVGWSLTQRFTQTWSFSWDQKIALLANAARTKQSLIRDDGFQGYNVGETSWRFAQAYETGLYFDLNAGNMRIRAGYDLKIFVGIASAQRQFNYNLELGPTMRNTADTAVYHGPSASIEFVF
- a CDS encoding YceH family protein, translated to MSDAAMPVNAQAGEAITLPSLNPLERRILGVLIEKAKTTPDNYPMTLNALVTGCNQKSNREPVMDVSDAEIEEAIPRLKQLGLMQQILGSGRTDKFRHCLYDAWRIDKQQIAIIGELLLRGAQSEGDLRGRASRMEPFADLDAIRPVVKALSERGLVVYLTPEGRRGTMVTHGFHTPDELQLIKARAERFAFDEPPPVAGTSAVSKSSALESRVTQLEQTVQELKEQITSLQALFNKSSNL
- the ftsH gene encoding ATP-dependent zinc metalloprotease FtsH, whose translation is MATRDNSPDDNGTDRKRPPLILNGPWWILIVVTLALFVFLLMREQYLGNTRIPYSEFKLQLSRGNVKFVRIGATVIRGELRDWKVLPEDNRKGRRDSDNSFTTLRTEDKELSAQLDKARLNGLDYYDYEADSSGTITTLLVYLAPILILIALFMFILPRMRDPMGGGFISSYIKSPARKYEKGKTRVTFDDVAGMENAKAELQEVVDFLKSPEKFHKLGGQIPKGVLLIGPPGTGKTLIARAVAGEAGVPFYSISGSEFIQMFVGVGASRVRDLFKTARENSPCILFVDEIDAVGRVRGAGLGGGHDEREQTLNQILTEMDGFSPTESVIVLAATNRPDVLDPALLRPGRFDRHVTIDRPTWQGRLAILKVHTRDKPLAADVNLEAIARASIGMTGADLRNLANEAALNATRAKRNKITTRDFTDAADRVALGAKREEVLKESDKYRTAIHEAGHALCGWLEPKSDPLHKVTIIPRGRALGVTQFRPEDDKLEHTEPQLKAQLVMAMGGRAADKLIFHEASSGAAMDLKQASRIARLMVTQFGMSDKLGPVHYRIGEEHVFLGKEIQEARDFSEGTMQLIDEEVRRIVREAEAKAIEHLTTHRKKLDLLAEALLKREELSKEEVDLLLNAESLDVLPPIIVEDTKPATTAPPKVEEKTAPADVPGTLRPYPAV
- a CDS encoding ROK family protein codes for the protein MYYLGIEIGGTKLQAALGDGLEQVHSCERIAAKPEAGAEGIRKQLLQLVTELLQKSKVQLKQIKACGIGFGGPVDDRTQNTITSHQVNGWDNFALAQWAKENWSIPTVIGNDADVAGLAEATCGIGKGSNPVFYMNIGSGIGGALILDGKIHRGTGLGAGEIGHVWIDYDVDETLWHPRQEPAWSILEHRASGWALQKQSRCANVPDLLKAIENGDVHAEAIWIQARRRLAVALSHVIALICPQRIVLGGGVSLAPSHLFLEPLRKELAQIVFPPFAECYDIQLAALGELVVVQGALILARQQCS